CCGGAGCGAGGACATCCCTATCCAGCAGCTGCTGAGAACGGTGGTGGACAAGAGTGAACTGCTGGCTCATCAGCAAAGCGTGCTGAAGGGCGAGCAGGAACCCAGCTATTGACAGAGGTAATCAGTATGGAAGATCGGCTCAACCTGCTGTGTGATGCAGGCGTCATCGACCGGGATATTTGCGATGGCATGAAAGTGGTGGTTACGCAGTTGGAGAGCCAATGGGCTATTCCGCTGCAGAGCGATCAGGGGGCGATGGCGATTACCCACATGGCTAATGCGCTGATGCGCAGCCGCCGGGGCGAGGAGATCGGCCCGCTGGATGACGATCTGCTGGCGGAGATGAAAACTGACAGCGTGTTCGGCGAAGTAGAGCGGGCACATCATGCGTTGCTGGTACCGTTCAACGTGCAGCTACACCCTAATGAAGAGGGATACCTGCTCGCTAACCTGTTCAGCCTTTGGCGGCTTCACAAGAGCTAACGGGTATATGGGCAGCAGTTTTTCTCAACTTAAATATTCAAAAAAATGATTATTTAGGCTGGTTTATTGATCAGGTCGCGAGGCAAGGCATGTTTATAGAGGCACTCAAGGCACAGAACCCGGCGTTGATTGACGCAGCCAGAACCCTCTGGCGGCAGGGCGCT
This region of Cedecea lapagei genomic DNA includes:
- a CDS encoding PRD domain-containing protein encodes the protein MEDRLNLLCDAGVIDRDICDGMKVVVTQLESQWAIPLQSDQGAMAITHMANALMRSRRGEEIGPLDDDLLAEMKTDSVFGEVERAHHALLVPFNVQLHPNEEGYLLANLFSLWRLHKS